The DNA sequence GGTACTGGCGGAAGGCTTCCCGGATACTCCCATTGTGGTGTGGTTAAATCCGTACTTTGGAGAGATACAGAGAGACGGCAAAGGTTTTGAGCAATTCCAGATTTATCAGGATTTTTTCAGTCAATTTCAAGCGATCATCACGCTTCCACAAGGCAACAAGGCCACAATCGGCAAAGATTTGGAGGAGCTTTTTGCTAAACGGATGAGCTTTAAGGCCGGGATTGATTCCAGTTCATCCATTGCGGTGCGGTCCCGTCTGAATCGGTACTGGCAAAGCCTTATCGCCGTGGTCGAACAAGCCGGAATTGCGTAGGGGGGGACATGTCTGAACAAGAAGAAACACAAAATGCGGGTGCCGTTTCCCCGGCATTGCCGGACGGGATCGGCCTGACTCTTGACGATGTGCGGGCACTGTTGGCCAAAGAGCATGAAACCATCGTACCGAAAGACGATCCCATGCTCATGATCGTAACGCTGCTCAATGCCTACTTGGGCGAAGTGGACAAGCTCCATGCCCGGCATGGCAAGGCTCTGGCGGCGCTCATGGCGGGCAAAACGGACGCCTATGTCAAAGGAGTTCAGGGGGCCACGGATGCCTTGGCCGCGCAACTTTCCGCGTCCTCGGTTGAGGGCATCCGCAAAGTGTTTGCCGAACACGCGGGCCAACTGCAAAGCCTCAAAAGCGGCATGTGGTATGCTGCGGCCATTGTGGCAGTTTCGGCCCTGGTCAATGTAGCGGTGTTCGTACTGCGGGGGGTGCGGTGATGATGGCCACGGATGCAGGATTTCGGGAAACGCTGGCCTACAACTGCGGCCCGCTGTTCATGGATGCCCTGAAAAATCCTGAAGTGATTGAAATTATGTTGAACCCTGACGGGATGCTGTGGATCGAGCGGTACGGACAGGATCAGGAGCCTATCGGCACAATGGAGCCGGTACGGAGTCGGGCCGTGCTCTCCCTGGTGGCCAGTGCTCTGGATCTGACGGTCAACGATCACTCCCCGATCATCGAAGGGGAATTTCCGTTGGACGGGTCCAGGTTCGAGGCGACCTTTCCGCCCATTGTAAGCGCTCCGTCTTTTTCTCTCCGCAAAAAGGCCAGCAAGGTGATGAGCGTTGAAGACTACGTGGCGGATGGCGTTATCACGCCCGCCGTGGTGCCGTTCCTTGAACACGCTGTAGTGACTCGCAAAAACATCATGGTCGTAGGCGGCACGTCCAGCGGCAAAACAACCTTTGTCAACGCAATCATCCAGAGAATAGCCCTGCTCTGTCCCTCGCATCGGCTGCTTATTCTGGAAGACACGGCGGAACTGCAATCCCAAAGCCCGAACACGGTTTTTTTTCGTACCTCGCCACTGGCCGGGGTGGATATGCGGACTCTGGCCAAGGTTGCCATGCGTTATGCTCCCCGGCGTATTCTTATCGGTGAGGTGCGCGACTCTGCCGCCCTGGAACTGCTCAAACTGTGGAATACCGGACACCCTGGCGGCGTGGGCACGTTTCACGCGGACAGCGCGGAAGAGGCGCTGCCTCGCTTGGAAGAGCTTGTGGAGGAGGCTGGCTTAGGTTCCAAGCAAAAACTTATTGGAAGAGGTGTTGACGTGATCGTCTTTATGGAAAAAACGCCGGATAATCGCCGCCGTCTTTCCCAGATCATCAAAGTGCATGGATTCAATCCTAAAACGGAACAGTACGAAACGAGCAACGTCTATACTGTTTCCGCCGCATGAGAGGGCTATGGATACCACCAAAAGCAACACGGATATACGTTGCGGCAACTGTCATAGGTTGCTGGCACGGGGGGATGTGCAAGCCGGAGTTATAGAGCTTGTTTGCCCTCGTTGCAAAACCCGCCTGATCCTGCGGGCCTCGCGCCCCAACCTCGCGCCGCAAGACGGCCTCTACGGAGATCGTCATGCGCGTACATCTGAAGCCCTCCTCGAACAGCACTAAAGGCCGTTGGCTCCTTTTTTGCCTTCCGGCCTTGTGCCTTTGTCTCTTCCCTGAAATCGCCGCCGCCTCCGGGGGCATTACGGAATTTTCCAGCCCCTTGGAACGTGTGGTGAACACCATCACCGGCCCGGCTGGCAAGTGGATTTCGATCACCGCTATGGCGATCTGCGGGATCATATTCATCATGAACAAAGACGACATTTCCGGGGGCTTCAAGCTGCTGCTCGGCGTCGTTTTCGGAATTTCCTTTATCGCTTTCGCGTCGTCCATCGTCAATTCGGTGTTTTCCTTTTCCGGGGCGGTGCTGTGATGCGGACGCTGCCCATACATCAATCGTTGCATAGACACGCGCACGTACTCGGCGCGGAACGGGAACTGGTCATGACGGCCGGGCTGGTGGCACTGCTGGTCGGCGTGGGGGGCCTGACGGTCCTTTCCGGCGTGTCTGCCGTGGTCTTTTGGATGGTGGTCGTGTTCGCGCTGCGGCGCATGGCAAAGGCTGATCCGATCATGTCGCGGGTCTGGCTGCGGCATATCAAACAACAGGATTTTTACAGGGCCAAGTCCGGGCGCTGGCGGGAAGGGGGTTTCACATGCTGAAACTTGCCGACTTCCGCACAAAAGCCAAGGGGCTGCCGGACCTCCTTCCCTATGCCGCGCTAGTCGCGCCGGGTGTGGTCCTGAATAAAGACGGTTCCTTTTTGGGGGCTTGGGAAGTTCGAGGACAGGATACGGCCAGCGCCACACCGGACGAGTTGGCCTATCAGTCCGCGCAATTCAATAACGCGATCAAACTTCTGGGGACGGGGTGGATGCTGCATATGGACGCGATCCGCAGTCCACACGCGGCTTATCCGCCCCGTGAGGCAAGCCGTTTTCCCGATCCTGTCACGCAACTGATCGATGATGAGCGCCGGGAGTTTTTCGGTCGGGGCACCTGCTATAGCACAAACACGATCCTTTCCGTAACGTACAAGCCGGATTTCAACGCCACGCGGTTGGCTGGCGGAACGCAATCCGGCGCGGCCTCTGCCGGAGTGTTGGACAAGGGGCTTGCCCACTTTGAAAATATCCTGGAAGAATTGGAAGATGCCCTGTCCGCCGTGCTCCATCTGGAACGCCTGGGCGAGTATGACGCCTTTGATCCAGACGGAAACGCCTACCGGCAATCAGACGTGCTTTCTCATCTGCAACATTGTTTGACGGGCGATCTGCATCCTGTCCGAGTGCCGGATACGCCCATGTACTTGGACGCCATACTTGCCAGTGAAGAACTTGTGGGCGGAATTGTGCCGCGCTTGGGTTCCCGGCATTTGGCCATGTTGTCCATAGACGGTTTGCCGCAAGAATCATGGCCCGCCATGCTGGCGGCACTGGATGGCCTCCCGCTCTCGTATCGCTGGTCCAGTCGTTTTATTTGTCTGGATCAATTTGATGCTGTGGCGGAAATCAATTCGTACCGGAAGGGATGGCGGCAACAGGTTTACAGGTTTCTCGATCAATTCCTGAATAACCCGAACGCGCGGGCGAACCGGGACGCTCTGCTTATGGCCGAAGATGCGGAACAGGCCATGACGGAAGTACAGGGGGGGTATGTGGGCGCGGGCTATCTTACGTCCTGCGTCGTGCTCATGCACGAAAACCGGGAGACGTTGCAGGATTGGGCGCGGGAACTGCGGCGCACGGTACAAACGCTCGGTTTCGGCTGCCGGATTGAAACGATCAATGCCCTGGAAACCTGGTTGGGCAGTATTCCGGGCAACAGTTTTTCAAATCTGCGGCGGCCTCTCCTGTCCACGTTGAACCTTGCGGACTTGCTGCCGCTGTCCTCAGTATGGGAAGGGGCCGCGCATTGCCCTTGTCCGTTCTATCCGCCCGACTCGCCGCCTCTGGCCGTGTTGACCACGGACGGGGCCACGCCGTTTTTTTTCAACCTCCATTCCGGCGATCTTGGCCATACACTTGTATTTGGGCCTACCGGCTCCGGCAAGTCCACGCTCCTGGGGCTGATCGCGGCGCAATTCCGGCGCTACGCTGGCGCTCAGATTTTCGCCTTTGACAAGGGGCGAAGCCTGCTTCCGCTGTGCCTCGCGGCGGGCGGCGCTCATTATGACGTGGGCGCGGGCGGCCTGTCGTTCGCGCCGTTGCAATATGTTGATTCCGATTCTGAACAGTCCTGGGCGGAAGAGTGGGTGGCCTCTTTGTTGGAGTTGCAAGGCTTGAACGTCTTACCGCTCCATAAAAACGCCATTCATGAAGCCATGTCCCTGGTCCGCTCGAACCCGGAACATCTGCGGTCCCTGTCCAGTTTTTACAGTTTCGTGCAGGGAGAAGACATAAAGCAAGCCCTCCGCCACTACACACGGGAAGGGGCTATGGGGCGTCTTCTGGACGCCAAGCCGGACACCTTGGGCATGTCGCCGTTCATGGTTTTTGAACTGGAAGACCTCATGAACCTGGGGGACAAAAACCTGATCCCCGTCTTGCTCTACCTCTTTCATCGGATTGAAAACGCGCTCAATGGGCAACCTTCGCTCCTGATACTTGATGAGGCTTGGATCATGCTTGGGCATCCGGTTTTCCGCGCCAAAATACGAGAGTGGCTGAAAGTGCTCCGCAAAGCGAATTGCGCCGTACTCCTGGCCACGCAATCCCTTTCCGACGCCAAACGCTCCGGCATTTTTGACGTGCTTGTGGAGTCCTGCCCGACGCAAATCTTGCTTGCGAACCTTTCAGCACGACAGGAAGGGCAACGGGATTTGTATACGGATATGGGCCTCAATGCCCGCCAGATTGACATTATCGCCTCGGCCACGCCGAAACGCGATTACTACGTGATTACGCCGCACGGGCGGCGGCTGGTGCAATTGGCGCTCGGCCGCAAAGCGTTGGCCTTTGTTGGAGCCTCGGACAAGGAAAGCCTTGCCCGCATTCGGCAACTCTCCGGCGAGCACGGCCCGGAATGGCCGTCTTACTGGCTGGCGGAACGCCACGCCGCATAAGGAAAAAGACAATGAAAGTATGCTGTATTCTTCTTGTGGGATTTTGCCTTTTCAGTGCTCCGGCATTTGGCATGACGGTATATTGCACAAATTGCAGTAACCAAATGACGCAAGCATTGGAGCGCGTCACCAATGTTTCACAACTCAATAAGCTTATTGATCAATACGCGGAAGCCGCTCAGCAAACGCAACAACAAATCCGCATGGTACAGCAAAATATTGAGCAGTATCAAAACATGCTGCAAAACACGGCGCAACTGCCCGCGCATCTCGTCAATCAACTGAATGGCTCACTTTTACGGCTGGCCAGTCTTACCCGCGAACTCAAAACGCAACGCGGGGACGTGGTGGGCCTGGGGCAAGTCTTTATGAATCTGTTTCCCGATCAGAGCGAGTTTGCGGACTTGGCCGGGACCGGGCCGCAAGGGGTGAACGCGGCGAATGCCCGTTACCGGGAAAAATGGGATTCATGGTCTGAATCCGTTGATCAGGCGTCACAGGCCACATTCCAGCTTTCGGGCAAACAGCTTGAGGACTTGCAAGGAAACGCCTCGGATATGCAGGCGTACCTTGATCAACTGCTAGCCACGCCTGACGGGCAAATGCGGGCGATTCAGGCGGGCAATCAACTGGCCTCAATCCAAATTCAGGAAGCCCGCCAGCTTCGGGAACTCATGGCCACTACGGCGCAATCTTCCCTTGCCGCGCAAATGAAAGCCGAAAAAGAAGGCCAAATGGAACAAGAATTGTGGCGGGATATGACCAAAACGGACAAGTTGGGTGGCCTGACTTCCAAGCCGGACCCGTTTTAGGGGCGGCTATGAACAAGCCGCGTTTCGCTCTCTTCGCCCTGGTCTGCCTGCTGGCCGTCCTGTGTCTGCCGGGCGGCGCTCTGGCCGCTGCGGATACGGATTTTGTGTCAAAGTTGGTGTCGTCCTTTTATGACAAAACTTCGGCTTGGGAACCGATTCTGAAAAAATACGCTCTGCTTGTGTTCCGTTGGCTGCTGATTCTTGAGGTATGCTTCCTGGGAATCAAAGCGGCGCTGAATCGGGAACAAGTGGGGGATATATTCAAGCATTTCGTTATGCTTCTGCTCATGGCGGGCTTTTTTCTGGCCGTAATCAACAATTATAAGGAATGGTCGTGGAATCTGATAGACGGTCTGAAACAGATAGGCTTTGAACTGAGTTCCCCGCAATACTCTTCCGATTCGCCCTTTATCGCGGGAATGAAGATCGTCAACCTCATTCTCTCCAAGCTCTCGGCATGGTCGCCGGGCAACTCCGTGGCCCTCTTGCTTGCCGCCCTGGTGGTCATGGTCTGTTTCGCCCTGATTTCGGCGCAAGTAGTGTTCATTAAATGCGAAGCCATGATCGCCATGATGGCGGCGTTGATTCTGGTGAGCTTTGGCGGCTCGTCCTTTCTGAAGGATTACGCCGTCAACGCCTTGCGCTATGTGCTGGCGGTGGCCTTCAAGCTGTTCGTTATGCAACTGGTGTTAGGGGTGGGTCTTGCTTTTATACAGGACTTCGACACGTCCACGGCGGAACTGCAAGATATTTTCATTGTGATCGGCGCGTCTATTGTGCTCCTGGCTCTGGTCAAATCCATCCCTGACACCTGCGCGGGAATTATCAACGGCTCCCATGTGTCCGGGGGCGCGGCCATAACCGCCGCCACCGCCGCCGTGGGCGGGGCTGTGGCCGGGGCTGTGGGCGGCTCCATCGCGGCGGGACGTTCCGCCGCTGTCACGACGCAGAATGTCAAAGACGCCTCGAATATAGCAGGGATGGAAGGCAAGTCCGGCATGGGCAAAGGCGTTTCCGTGGCCCGCTCCATGTGGGGCGCTCGGCAGGATGCCAAAACGGCCGGGGAAAAAGCCCTGGCCACTCGTTCCCGCTCGGAAATGAAAGAACGTCTTGAGCGGGCGCGGATGGCAACAGAAAGCGACAATTCATAGGAGGCAACATGCCTTTTTTCTCCAAAAAGAAAGCCCCAAGCATAGAAACGGCGGGCAAGGGGCACAATCCCTATCTGAACGCCCGGCAGGAATGGCTTGAACGATACGGCGGCTATATCAGCCGGGCCGCACAATGGCGCACAGTGGCTTTTTTCTGTCTGATCATCACGGGAATTTCCATCACTGGCAACGTGATTCAGGCAAACCAAGTCAAAACGATCCCCTACATCATCGAAGTGGACAAGCTCGGCAAGTCTGCCGTGGTCGCCCGCGCCGATGTGGCCAGCGTCACGCCGCAACGGCTTATTCAGTCGGAAATCGCGGCTTGTGTTGCCGATTGGCGCACGGTGACGGCGGATGTGGAACTACAGAAAAAGATGATTTCCCGCTTGTCCTACTTCATGGCCGGTTCGGCAAAGGGCGTTTTGAAGGAATGGTACGAAACGAATAACCCCTATGAAATCGCCAAGTCGGGTAAACTGGTCCATGTGGAGATCAAAAGCTTACCCCTGCCGGTCAGTGCCGATTCCTACCGGGTCGAATGGACGGAAACCGTCCGCAGTCATGCGGGGGCGCTGTTGGAACAGCACACCTATGAAGCCACGGCCACGATCCAGATCAACCCACCCCAAACGGATGCGGTCTTACTGCGTAATCCGGGCGGGATTTACATCACGGCTTTGTCGGCGGGTAAGGTTGTGGGCGCTCCGTCGCGTTCCTCTTCTGGTGCCGTTTCCGGCGCTCCGGCTCAAACCGAATAAGGGAAACACCATGAAAAAAATAATGCTCTTGTTGTTCGCGTGTTTTTACGCTTGCCCGGTCTGGGCGGCGTCTCCTCCCTCAGTGGTTCCGGCTGGCTATCCTCCGGCTCTGGAATCCGGTTCGCCGGTAGTCTCGGAAGTAGACTATATCAGCCCGTCCACCGTGCCGCTCACGGATAAGGAAAAACACGCTTTGCATCTCTCGGCGGACTGGTCCCGGCGTAACGTCGCGCCGGTCCTGGGAAGCGGCGGCAAGGTGGTTTTTGTGCATGGGGCCAGTCTTCCCACGATCTTGGCCGTACCAATGCAAGTTTGCGACGTTGAACTTGAATCAGGCGAAACGGTCAATGAAATTGTAGTAGGGGATTCGGCCCGGTGGATGGTGGATTCCGGCACGGCGGGTTCCGGTCCCGCCGCTACCGTGCATCTGTTCATCAAGCCGGTGGACGCCGGGCTTGAAAGTTCAGCCGTAGTTACCACGGATCGCCGGGTCTATCACCTGCGGCTTGTTTCTCAACGCTCCGGCCATACACCCTATGTCGGTTTTGTGTACTCGGATGATCTGCGGCGCACGGCTGCCGCCCGCAAAGCCGCCGAAACAAGGCGGGCAACCTGGGAAAGTACAACGGTAGACGGGGAACGCCGGGATTTGTCCGATTTGAATTTTGCCTATGGAGTCAAAGGGAAAGCGCCTTGGACGCCGGAACGGGTCTATGACGATGGGCGGCAAATGTTCATCCGTCTGCCGAAATCCGCCGCGTCCGGGGAAATGCCCGTGCTCCTGGTCCGTAAAGGCAATAAAGATGTACTGGTCAATTACCGGGTCAAAGACTCGGCCATTGTCGTTGACGGCATTTTTGACAAGCTGGCGCTGATCGTCGGCGTGGGGGGCGATCAACAAAAAATCGAAATCGTCAGAGAAGGGGGCCGGAAATGAAACGCGCTGTTTTTCTCTTGTTGGCTCTGCTGCTCTCCGGCTGCGCGGGGCGCGGCCTGTCCGGCTCCTTCTGCGGTCCTTTGCCTTCGGATACCGCCGTGGTCCAGGTGGCGCAAGATGCCGTGTCTTTCCTGGCTTCGTCGTATCCGCCCGGCCATACCGCGCTTTTCCTTATGCCCGCCAAGGCGGAAAACGCCTTTGCTCATGCTCTGGAAAACGGCTTGCGGTCACGGGGGTTCACACTTTTAATGGAAGACCGAAAAGACGCCCTGGCCGTGGCCTACACGCTGGACGAGCTGCGGGACGATGCCGCGTGGTATCTGCAACTGAGACTTTCAGACGGCAAGGCGCTGGCCAGAGTCTACGACGCGGCGGGCCTGCCTGAAGCCGGACGCTCCCAAACGGAAGCCGTGGCGCCTCGTCCTTTACTGGAAAAAGCCGCGAACAAGGCCGGGGCCGCGTATGACAAAGCCGCCCACGCCTTGAACGACTAAGGGGGCCGTATGTCCACCGATTCTCCGAACAGTTTTGAACCGTTGCCGCCCGATGGTGTGGTCAAAATGCGGCGCTGGCCTCTGTATGCCGTTATCTGCGCCGGGTTGCTGCTGGTTGGTGTGCTCGTCTACAGTGTGAATTTCGCGCATAACCCGGAAGAGGAGGCCGCGCAAACCCAAAAAGTAGATATTAAGGAACAGGAAAACCCGTTGATTGCGGGAGAAGGCAACGGGCTGGCGTTGCCTCCTGCCGGTTCTCAGGGGCTTGCCACTCCTCAAGCGGTCGTTTCAGGCAAGCCGGAACCGTTGATAGTGGTCCGGGATGACGGCCAGAAACCCGCCGATCAGCAGGAAAGAGACAACATACGCCGGATGCGGTCGCAAGCCTACCTTTCGGCGCTGTCCTCGCCTCTGGCCGTCAAAAAAGCGAGTGTGACGGCGGGCGGCGCTCCGGCGCAATCGTCCAGCCCGGAACCCGTAGGCCGGGAACAGGGTAACGGCATTGACGCCTCGGCGCTGCGGGATAACGGCTACGATCCCGCCGCCAACAAAGACAAGGAGGCTTTTTTTGATCGCTCTTCGGCGCGGGATTCGGCTTGGATTCTGCCGCACTCTCGGACGCCGGGGCAACCTCTTGAAATCAAAACCGGGGCGGTGATCCCCGGCGTCATGCTCACGGGGATCAATTCCGATCTGCCGGGAACCATTATCGCGCAAGTCAGTCAAAATGTGTTCGACACAGGCACGGGGCAACAATTGTTGATTCCTCGCGGCGCAAAGCTCTACGGCGTCTATGATTCCCGCGTCGTTTACGGGCAAGAGCGCGTACTTGTGGCCTGGAATCGGTTGATCTTTCCTGACGGGTCCGCCGTCACCCTGGGGGCCATGCCCGGCGCGGATATGTCCGGTTATGCGGGGTATACGGACGGAATCAACAATCATTATCTTCGTATTTTTGGTTCCGCTGCGATTATGTCCCTGGTCACGGGCGGCATGGCCTACACGATGGATTCAATGGGCGGCGATAATGGCGGGAACAATAACAATCCGACGCTACAGGATGAAATGGGGTCCGCCCTGGCCGCGCAAATGGGGCAAGCCTCGCTCCAATTGTTGCAGAAAAATTTGAATATCACGCCTACGCTGGAAATACGGCCGGGCTATCAGTTCAATCTCGTCGTGACAAAAGACCTCGTTTTTCAGCATCCTTATAATCTAAAGTAATTCGCCTTATCCGCTGCGGGCCTCGCGTCCCAACTCAGCGCCGCATGACGGCCTCTTTTATGGAGTGTCGTTATGTGTGCGTCTTCCACGCAACACAATTCCTTCGGCCTTGGTTCCCCGGAACGCTCCCGCAATTGGCGCTTGCTGTATCTGCCTTTCGTGCTGCTGCTCGGCCTTGCCTGCCTGATTCTGACCACGCAACGGGTAGCGGCGTTCTACGGGTACGATCCGGCCTTGGGCGCGTCCTGGGGATCGGCCTTCGGCGTCCGCTGGTATGCGCCGTGGGCGATTTTCCACTGGCAAGAGGCATTCGGGGCCAATGATCCGGGCTTCATGGAACAGGCCATAACCCAAAGCCAAGCCCTGTTCCTCTGCCCGCAATTCCTACTCCTCGCCGTGTGGTTCACCTTTATGAAGAAGTTGAAAGGTGACGCCCGGCTACACGGCTCGGCCCGATGGGCGAATGAAAAAGAGATCCGCCGCATGGGCTATATGGACGGAAAGGGCGTGTATGTCGGCGGATGGGTCAAGCACATTACGGGCTTTGCCTACTGGTCCGCCGTGGCGCGTCGGGCCGTGCTGGTCTGGTTCCTGCGCTCATATCGTCCGCCCGTGCGTCGGGAACGGCAAATGTACCTCCGGCACAACGGCCCGGAACACGTCTTGTGCTTCGCGCCTACCCGTTCCGGTAAAGGCGTGGGCCTCATTCTGCCCACGCTGTTGGCCTGGGAAGGTTCCACATTGGTTTTAGACATAAAGGGCGAAAACTGGGCGCTTACGTCTGGTTTCCGCCGTTCGCAAGGGCAAACGGCGCTCCGGTTCGACCCTTCGGATATGTCCGGCGCGTCCGCCTTCTTCAATCCTATGGAGGAAATCCGTCTTGATTCCATGCTGGCTATTCCCGACGCTCAGAATATGGCGGCTATGCTGGTCGATCCTGCGGGCAAAGGTCTTGAAGACCATTGGAGCAAAGCGGCGTTCGCTATGCTGGCCGGGGCGCTGCTCCATTGCTGCATCATGGTCCGGCATGAGCAAGACCGTTGCGCCACGCTCTACGATCTGGGCTGCATGTTGGCCGATGAATCCCGCACCATTCAGCAACTTTTTGATGAAATGGTCAAAACCGACCATGCGGCCATGCTGCATAAAATCTTTCCTGACACCGCGCCCGATGGGGATGCCGGGGACTATGCCCAGAAAGCCCATGTCTTCATCGCGTCCAGTGCGCGGGAAATGCTCAATAAGGCGGAAAATGAAGCCTCCGGCGTCGTGTCCACGGCCCTGACAAATCTTGCCCTGTACCGCGATCCGGTGGTGGCGCTGAACACGTCTCGCTGTGATTTTCGCATTCATGACCTCATGAACGCGGAAAATCCGGTGAATTTGTATCTTGTCATTTCCCCGGCTGACATAGATCGGATGAAACCGTTAATCCGGCTCATGGTGGATATGAT is a window from the Desulfovibrio legallii genome containing:
- the trbB gene encoding P-type conjugative transfer ATPase TrbB, with product MMATDAGFRETLAYNCGPLFMDALKNPEVIEIMLNPDGMLWIERYGQDQEPIGTMEPVRSRAVLSLVASALDLTVNDHSPIIEGEFPLDGSRFEATFPPIVSAPSFSLRKKASKVMSVEDYVADGVITPAVVPFLEHAVVTRKNIMVVGGTSSGKTTFVNAIIQRIALLCPSHRLLILEDTAELQSQSPNTVFFRTSPLAGVDMRTLAKVAMRYAPRRILIGEVRDSAALELLKLWNTGHPGGVGTFHADSAEEALPRLEELVEEAGLGSKQKLIGRGVDVIVFMEKTPDNRRRLSQIIKVHGFNPKTEQYETSNVYTVSAA
- a CDS encoding Com family DNA-binding transcriptional regulator; the protein is MDTTKSNTDIRCGNCHRLLARGDVQAGVIELVCPRCKTRLILRASRPNLAPQDGLYGDRHARTSEALLEQH
- a CDS encoding TrbC/VirB2 family protein produces the protein MRVHLKPSSNSTKGRWLLFCLPALCLCLFPEIAAASGGITEFSSPLERVVNTITGPAGKWISITAMAICGIIFIMNKDDISGGFKLLLGVVFGISFIAFASSIVNSVFSFSGAVL
- the trbD gene encoding conjugal transfer protein TrbD, with product MRTLPIHQSLHRHAHVLGAERELVMTAGLVALLVGVGGLTVLSGVSAVVFWMVVVFALRRMAKADPIMSRVWLRHIKQQDFYRAKSGRWREGGFTC
- a CDS encoding VirB4 family type IV secretion/conjugal transfer ATPase, with the translated sequence MLKLADFRTKAKGLPDLLPYAALVAPGVVLNKDGSFLGAWEVRGQDTASATPDELAYQSAQFNNAIKLLGTGWMLHMDAIRSPHAAYPPREASRFPDPVTQLIDDERREFFGRGTCYSTNTILSVTYKPDFNATRLAGGTQSGAASAGVLDKGLAHFENILEELEDALSAVLHLERLGEYDAFDPDGNAYRQSDVLSHLQHCLTGDLHPVRVPDTPMYLDAILASEELVGGIVPRLGSRHLAMLSIDGLPQESWPAMLAALDGLPLSYRWSSRFICLDQFDAVAEINSYRKGWRQQVYRFLDQFLNNPNARANRDALLMAEDAEQAMTEVQGGYVGAGYLTSCVVLMHENRETLQDWARELRRTVQTLGFGCRIETINALETWLGSIPGNSFSNLRRPLLSTLNLADLLPLSSVWEGAAHCPCPFYPPDSPPLAVLTTDGATPFFFNLHSGDLGHTLVFGPTGSGKSTLLGLIAAQFRRYAGAQIFAFDKGRSLLPLCLAAGGAHYDVGAGGLSFAPLQYVDSDSEQSWAEEWVASLLELQGLNVLPLHKNAIHEAMSLVRSNPEHLRSLSSFYSFVQGEDIKQALRHYTREGAMGRLLDAKPDTLGMSPFMVFELEDLMNLGDKNLIPVLLYLFHRIENALNGQPSLLILDEAWIMLGHPVFRAKIREWLKVLRKANCAVLLATQSLSDAKRSGIFDVLVESCPTQILLANLSARQEGQRDLYTDMGLNARQIDIIASATPKRDYYVITPHGRRLVQLALGRKALAFVGASDKESLARIRQLSGEHGPEWPSYWLAERHAA
- the trbJ gene encoding P-type conjugative transfer protein TrbJ encodes the protein MKVCCILLVGFCLFSAPAFGMTVYCTNCSNQMTQALERVTNVSQLNKLIDQYAEAAQQTQQQIRMVQQNIEQYQNMLQNTAQLPAHLVNQLNGSLLRLASLTRELKTQRGDVVGLGQVFMNLFPDQSEFADLAGTGPQGVNAANARYREKWDSWSESVDQASQATFQLSGKQLEDLQGNASDMQAYLDQLLATPDGQMRAIQAGNQLASIQIQEARQLRELMATTAQSSLAAQMKAEKEGQMEQELWRDMTKTDKLGGLTSKPDPF
- the trbL gene encoding P-type conjugative transfer protein TrbL — translated: MNKPRFALFALVCLLAVLCLPGGALAAADTDFVSKLVSSFYDKTSAWEPILKKYALLVFRWLLILEVCFLGIKAALNREQVGDIFKHFVMLLLMAGFFLAVINNYKEWSWNLIDGLKQIGFELSSPQYSSDSPFIAGMKIVNLILSKLSAWSPGNSVALLLAALVVMVCFALISAQVVFIKCEAMIAMMAALILVSFGGSSFLKDYAVNALRYVLAVAFKLFVMQLVLGVGLAFIQDFDTSTAELQDIFIVIGASIVLLALVKSIPDTCAGIINGSHVSGGAAITAATAAVGGAVAGAVGGSIAAGRSAAVTTQNVKDASNIAGMEGKSGMGKGVSVARSMWGARQDAKTAGEKALATRSRSEMKERLERARMATESDNS
- a CDS encoding type IV secretion system protein, with amino-acid sequence MPFFSKKKAPSIETAGKGHNPYLNARQEWLERYGGYISRAAQWRTVAFFCLIITGISITGNVIQANQVKTIPYIIEVDKLGKSAVVARADVASVTPQRLIQSEIAACVADWRTVTADVELQKKMISRLSYFMAGSAKGVLKEWYETNNPYEIAKSGKLVHVEIKSLPLPVSADSYRVEWTETVRSHAGALLEQHTYEATATIQINPPQTDAVLLRNPGGIYITALSAGKVVGAPSRSSSGAVSGAPAQTE
- the trbG gene encoding P-type conjugative transfer protein TrbG; amino-acid sequence: MKKIMLLLFACFYACPVWAASPPSVVPAGYPPALESGSPVVSEVDYISPSTVPLTDKEKHALHLSADWSRRNVAPVLGSGGKVVFVHGASLPTILAVPMQVCDVELESGETVNEIVVGDSARWMVDSGTAGSGPAATVHLFIKPVDAGLESSAVVTTDRRVYHLRLVSQRSGHTPYVGFVYSDDLRRTAAARKAAETRRATWESTTVDGERRDLSDLNFAYGVKGKAPWTPERVYDDGRQMFIRLPKSAASGEMPVLLVRKGNKDVLVNYRVKDSAIVVDGIFDKLALIVGVGGDQQKIEIVREGGRK
- a CDS encoding TrbI/VirB10 family protein produces the protein MSTDSPNSFEPLPPDGVVKMRRWPLYAVICAGLLLVGVLVYSVNFAHNPEEEAAQTQKVDIKEQENPLIAGEGNGLALPPAGSQGLATPQAVVSGKPEPLIVVRDDGQKPADQQERDNIRRMRSQAYLSALSSPLAVKKASVTAGGAPAQSSSPEPVGREQGNGIDASALRDNGYDPAANKDKEAFFDRSSARDSAWILPHSRTPGQPLEIKTGAVIPGVMLTGINSDLPGTIIAQVSQNVFDTGTGQQLLIPRGAKLYGVYDSRVVYGQERVLVAWNRLIFPDGSAVTLGAMPGADMSGYAGYTDGINNHYLRIFGSAAIMSLVTGGMAYTMDSMGGDNGGNNNNPTLQDEMGSALAAQMGQASLQLLQKNLNITPTLEIRPGYQFNLVVTKDLVFQHPYNLK